From a single Apium graveolens cultivar Ventura chromosome 2, ASM990537v1, whole genome shotgun sequence genomic region:
- the LOC141700166 gene encoding uncharacterized protein LOC141700166, giving the protein MFKSSSTAELLTWHSNQRIHDGQMRHPADSPSWRNIDYRWPAFGSEPRNLPLALPADGINPHNNGLTNRYSCWPVVLVTYNLPPWLCMKRKFMMLTILVSGPHEPGNNLDVFLQPLVDDLKKLWEEGEPNVYDAFTKTFFTLRATLLWTINDFPAYGNLSGCVNKGYLGCPVCGDDTVANYLPYSRKICYQGHRQYLPRHHPYRKKKAAFNGQQEFGQPRQPLSGQEVLAQQEKIKFSYGKEVKKSKKVDCAWKKKSVFFELEYWKFHHVRHCLDIMHIEKNVCDSLVGTLLNLKHKSKDSEASRLDMMEMGVRTDLAPEVGEKRTYLPPSSFTLTKAEKRKVLKSLSSMKLPYGHSSNIRNCVSMADLKIFGMKSHDCHVLLQQLLPVAIRSVLPKNVRVSIIRLCFSFNTLCNKIVNVSKLDKLQADVVLTLCELEKIFPPSFFDIMIHLIVHLVRELHLCGPVFNRWMYPFERFNKVLKCYVRNRYFPEGCIAEAYLKEESVEFCAEFSRNSLTTSGLPKDQGKLSGPLSATTVKSVEEKERDEAHLYVLLNNSEVFPYVK; this is encoded by the coding sequence ATGTTTAAATCTTCTTCGACAGCTGAGTTGTTGACATGGCATTCcaaccaaagaattcatgatgGCCAGATGCGCCACCCTGCCGACTCTCCTTCTTGGCGAAATATCGATTACAGGTGGCCTGCCTTCGGAAGTGAGCCAAGAAATCTTCCACTAGCTTTGCCGGCTGATGGTATTAACCCACATAACAATGGGCTGACTAATCGGTATTCTTGTTGGCCGGTAGTATTGGTAACATATAATCTTCCTCCGTGGTTATGTATGAAGAGGAAATTTATGATGTTAACTATATTGGTCTCCGGTCCACATGAACCAGGTAACAACCTTGATGTGTTCTTACAACCGTTAGTTGATGATTTGAAAAAGCTTTGGGAAGAAGGTGAACCGAATGTATACGATGCCTTCACAAAAACTTTTTTCACTTTAAGGGCGACTTTGTTATGGACGATTAACGATTTCCCGGCATATGGTAATTTGTCTGGCTGTGTCAACAAGGGTTATTTGGGTTGTCCAGTGTGTGGTGATGATACCGTTGCTAACTATTTACCTTATAGTAGGAAAATATGTTACCAAGGTCATCGTCAGTATTTGCCTAGGCATCATCCATACAGGAAGAAGAAGGCAGCCTTTAATGGTCAACAAGAGTTTGGACAGCCAAGGCAACCCCTTTCCGGACAAGAGGTGTTGGCACAacaagaaaaaattaaattttcttATGGAAAGGAAGTAAAGAAGTCGAAGAAGGTGGACTGTGCTTGGAAGAAGAAGTCAGTATTTTTTGAGTTGGAATACTGGAAATTCCATCACGTTCGTCACTGCCTCGATATTATGCATATTGAGAAAAATGTGTGCGATAGTCTAGTTGGGACGTTACTGAATTTAAAACACAAGTCCAAAGATAGTGAGGCATCTCGGCTAGATATGATGGAAATGGGGGTTAGAACTGATTTAGCTCCAGAAGTAGGAGAAAAAAGAACTTATCTGCCTCCTTCTAGTTTTACTCTAACAAAAGCTGAAAAAAGAAAAGTGCTTAAATCACTCTCATCAATGAAGTTGCCATATGGGCATTCCTCAAACATCAGAAATTGTGTATCCATGGCGGATTTAAAGATATTTGGGATGAAGTCTCACGACTGCCATGTACTCCTTCAACAATTACTCCCGGTCGCAATTCGTTCTGTACTTCCGAAGAATGTTAGAGTTAGCATAATAAGACTCTGCTTCTCTTTCAACACTTTGTGCAACAAAATTGTTAACGTATCAAAACTTGATAAATTGCAAGCTGATGTGGTATTAACCTTATGTGAGCTCGAAAAAATATTTCCGCCTTCTTTTTTTGATATAATGATACATCTAATAGTACACCTGGTCAGGGAATTGCATTTATGTGGACCAGTTTTTAATAGATGGATGTATCCATTTGAGCGTTTTAATAAAGTGTTGAAATGTTACGTGCGAAACCGTTATTTTCCAGAAGGTTGTATAGCCGAAGCATATTTGAAAGAAGAATCTGTAGAATTTTGCGCTGAGTTTTCTAGAAATAGTTTGACAACTTCCGGACTTCCGAAGGACCAAGGCAaactttctggtccattatcggCTACAACAGTTAAATCTGTTGAAGAGAAAGAACGAGATGAGGCGCATTTATACGTCCTCTTAAACAACAGTGAAGTGTTTCCATATGTTAAGTAA